The following are from one region of the Candidatus Kinetoplastibacterium crithidii genome:
- the dnaE gene encoding DNA polymerase III subunit alpha, whose amino-acid sequence MTAISNNFPSFINLRVHSEFSIADGLIRVRDLVDNVIKLQQPAVALTDMSNLFGILKFYKYARASGIKPIIGCDLWLSNDEDLDDPFRILILVCNEVGYLNLCEIITKSYLINQRNNRPEIRKEWLFSKKGLIVLSGGINGDIGYAIKRGKIDIASSLVKEWKEMFPESYYLEIQRAGFDGEENYIQAVLSIATDTNTPVVATHPVQFLKKEHFQAHEIRVCISEGKHLTDIHRKHNFTKEQYLISSEEMASLFADIPSALSNTIEISKRCNLTIKTGQAMLPKFDVHEGISLGDYLRELSNKGLYNKINNLYPDSTELFKSKYYERLEKECKTIIQMGFAGYFLIVQDFINWGKNNGVPVGPGRGSGAGSLVAYALGITDLDPIKYDLLFERFLNPERVSMPDFDIDFCQDNRDRVIDYVKNKYGTESVSQIATFGTFGAKAVIRDVGRVLGLPYSLCDSLSKLVPFSPMEQWTLEKVLNSDPIFRSRYEQEEEVKLLIDLARHLEGLVRNVGMHAGGVLIAPGKLTDFCPLYCQPGQENTLISQFDKDDVELAGLVKFDFLGLRNLTVLDWTLRYINYSRNENDFFDLSSLPLENEETFKLLCAGNTTAVFQLESRGMKELLKKLQPSTFEDIIAVLALYRPGPLESGMVNDFVNRKHGLSKINYFHPVLESILKSTYGVIVYQEQVMLISQVIGGYSLGSADLLRRAMGKKDPDEMSKHRVLFEKGAISNGYSSQLAIKLFDLMEKFAGYGFNKSHSAAYALIAYQTAWLKVHYCAEFFAAAMSSEMDDTDKIQILFNDAKYNNVKILPPDINLSNFRFEPVVSKMNNSKSYEIRYGLGAIKGTGKFVIDEIVKIRNQGGPFKSIFDFCFRVSKLVNRRTIESLIKSGSFDSIELNRAYLLFSLDKVIDSVEQKQRDIYQTSLFSNSEESSFLDLPVGDEVIPSWDLHKTLIEEKSALGYCFSGHMFSCWEDEIRKLFPKKLIDIDHNSKSQWICGVLVRLRSLFTRRGKITIILLDDGSKQLEVVVYNELYTEIKNLLKEDNLLIIKGMVSKDDYSGNLKIISEQIYDLQFIRKTMAKSLRLYINNSNVSLSSFKDILEKFKNFSDVRFSSVPLFIFYKNEDKNFFCKIKLDDKWNMIITNELILELQKLISHNGSIDIGY is encoded by the coding sequence ATGACAGCAATTTCAAATAATTTTCCGTCTTTTATTAATTTACGTGTTCATTCAGAATTTTCTATAGCTGATGGATTAATAAGAGTTAGAGATCTTGTGGATAATGTTATTAAGCTACAACAGCCTGCTGTAGCTCTAACAGATATGTCTAACCTTTTTGGAATTTTAAAATTTTATAAATATGCTCGTGCTAGTGGTATAAAACCAATTATTGGTTGTGATTTATGGTTATCTAATGATGAGGACCTAGATGATCCATTTAGAATATTAATTTTAGTATGTAATGAAGTTGGATATTTAAATTTATGTGAAATTATTACAAAATCTTATTTGATAAATCAAAGAAATAATAGGCCTGAAATACGTAAGGAATGGTTATTTTCTAAAAAGGGTTTAATAGTATTATCTGGAGGTATAAATGGTGATATTGGTTATGCAATAAAACGTGGCAAGATAGATATTGCTTCATCCTTGGTCAAGGAATGGAAGGAGATGTTTCCAGAATCTTATTACTTGGAAATTCAAAGAGCAGGGTTTGATGGTGAAGAAAATTATATACAAGCTGTATTATCTATCGCTACTGATACAAATACTCCGGTTGTCGCAACTCATCCCGTTCAGTTTCTTAAAAAAGAGCATTTTCAAGCTCATGAAATTAGAGTTTGTATTTCTGAAGGGAAGCATTTAACTGATATTCATAGGAAACATAATTTTACAAAAGAGCAATATTTAATTAGTTCTGAAGAAATGGCAAGTTTATTTGCTGATATACCTTCTGCTTTGTCTAATACTATTGAAATATCAAAACGTTGTAATCTAACCATAAAAACTGGTCAAGCAATGCTTCCAAAGTTTGATGTCCATGAAGGAATTTCTTTAGGAGATTACTTAAGAGAGTTATCAAATAAAGGCCTATATAATAAGATTAATAATCTATATCCTGATTCAACGGAATTATTTAAATCAAAGTATTATGAACGTTTAGAGAAGGAATGTAAGACTATTATACAGATGGGCTTTGCTGGATATTTTCTTATAGTTCAAGATTTTATTAATTGGGGTAAAAACAATGGTGTTCCTGTAGGACCAGGACGTGGTTCTGGTGCTGGTTCATTAGTTGCTTATGCCCTTGGTATAACGGATTTGGATCCAATCAAATATGATCTTCTTTTTGAGAGATTCTTAAATCCAGAACGTGTTTCAATGCCTGACTTTGATATTGATTTTTGTCAAGATAATAGAGATCGTGTTATAGATTATGTAAAGAACAAATATGGTACTGAATCTGTTAGCCAAATAGCAACTTTTGGAACTTTTGGTGCTAAGGCTGTAATTCGTGATGTGGGCAGAGTTTTAGGTTTGCCTTACTCCTTATGTGATTCTTTATCTAAATTGGTTCCTTTTAGTCCTATGGAACAATGGACTCTAGAAAAAGTATTGAATTCTGACCCTATATTTAGATCTCGTTATGAGCAGGAAGAAGAAGTAAAGTTATTAATAGATTTAGCCAGACATTTAGAAGGATTAGTGCGGAATGTTGGTATGCATGCAGGTGGAGTGCTTATTGCTCCAGGAAAACTAACAGATTTTTGTCCTCTTTATTGCCAGCCAGGCCAAGAAAATACATTGATTTCTCAATTTGATAAAGATGATGTTGAGTTAGCTGGTTTAGTAAAATTTGATTTTTTAGGTTTGAGGAATTTAACAGTTCTTGATTGGACTCTACGTTATATTAATTACTCTAGAAACGAAAATGATTTTTTTGATCTTTCTTCTTTACCATTAGAAAATGAAGAAACATTTAAGTTATTGTGTGCTGGTAATACAACTGCAGTTTTCCAGCTAGAATCTAGAGGCATGAAGGAATTGCTAAAAAAATTACAACCTAGTACCTTTGAAGATATTATTGCTGTTCTAGCTTTATATCGTCCTGGTCCTTTAGAGTCTGGAATGGTGAATGATTTTGTGAATCGTAAACATGGTTTATCAAAAATAAATTATTTTCATCCTGTATTAGAAAGTATTTTAAAAAGCACTTATGGAGTAATAGTTTATCAGGAACAAGTAATGTTAATTTCTCAAGTAATTGGAGGCTATTCTTTAGGTAGTGCTGATTTGCTTCGTAGAGCAATGGGAAAAAAAGATCCTGACGAGATGTCTAAGCATAGGGTGTTATTTGAGAAGGGTGCTATTAGCAATGGTTATAGTTCTCAATTAGCTATTAAATTATTTGATTTAATGGAGAAGTTTGCTGGTTATGGGTTTAACAAGTCACACTCTGCTGCTTATGCCTTAATAGCATACCAAACTGCATGGTTAAAAGTTCATTATTGTGCGGAATTTTTTGCTGCAGCTATGTCTTCTGAAATGGATGATACTGATAAAATACAAATTTTATTTAACGATGCTAAATATAATAATGTAAAAATTTTGCCACCAGATATTAATTTGTCTAATTTTAGATTTGAACCTGTGGTTTCTAAAATGAATAATAGTAAATCATACGAAATTAGGTATGGATTAGGAGCTATAAAAGGAACAGGTAAATTTGTTATAGATGAAATAGTAAAGATAAGGAATCAAGGAGGTCCTTTCAAGAGTATTTTTGATTTTTGTTTTAGAGTTTCAAAACTGGTTAATCGAAGAACTATAGAATCACTAATAAAATCAGGTTCTTTTGACTCTATTGAGTTAAATAGAGCTTATTTATTATTTTCTCTAGATAAAGTTATTGATTCTGTTGAACAGAAACAACGAGATATTTACCAAACTTCTTTATTTAGCAATAGTGAAGAATCTTCTTTTTTAGATTTGCCTGTTGGTGATGAAGTTATTCCATCATGGGATTTACATAAAACACTTATAGAAGAAAAATCTGCCCTAGGTTATTGTTTTAGTGGGCATATGTTTTCTTGTTGGGAAGATGAAATTAGAAAATTATTTCCTAAAAAATTAATTGATATAGACCATAATAGCAAATCACAATGGATCTGTGGAGTTTTAGTTCGCCTTCGTAGTTTATTTACTCGTCGAGGAAAGATTACCATCATTTTGCTAGATGATGGCAGCAAACAGCTTGAAGTTGTTGTTTATAATGAGCTTTATACAGAAATAAAAAATCTTTTAAAAGAAGATAATCTACTAATAATCAAAGGAATGGTTAGCAAAGATGACTATTCTGGTAATCTAAAAATTATTTCAGAACAGATATATGATTTGCAATTTATAAGAAAAACAATGGCAAAATCTTTAAGATTATATATAAATAACAGCAATGTTTCTTTATCCTCTTTTAAGGATATATTAGAAAAATTTAAGAATTTTTCTGATGTAAGATTTTCATCAGTGCCATTATTCATCTTCTATAAGAACGAAGATAAAAATTTTTTTTGTAAAATTAAATTAGATGATAAATGGAATATGATAATTACTAATGAATTAATATTAGAATTGCAAAAACTTATAAGCCATAATGGGTCAATAGATATTGGATATTGA
- a CDS encoding Rne/Rng family ribonuclease yields the protein MDYNTKQYEDILISTTCFETRVAVLENGVIQELHIEHNMQRNIVGNIFIGKVIRVLPGLQSAFIDIGLDKAAFIHISDFRENRHENIMTPSIEKFIFPGETILVQVIKDQIGTKGARVSTQISIAGRMLVYLPFDNCLGVSQKIKSEIDREKIKIRVQSLIIHNRGGFIIRTQAEEATNEEISADLKYLNKLWKNIIEIAKSNRSPSLIYKDLDLPHKTLRDMVTQKTRAINIDSCQVADNLLNWAKIFNPSIIEKIHHYDKERSIFEVANIDQEINTALSKKVELKSGGYLIIEETEALTSIDVNTGGFVGGKNFKDTIFRTNLEATQAIARQLRLRNLGGIIIVDFIDMDDQDHKKAVLKELQKSISKDRTKITLSEFSQLGLVEMTRKRTRESLTNQLCEPCNVCQSRGMIKTSRTICYEILREIVKESKQFNPKEFRIIASQKIIDMFLEESHYLTIIEDQIKKPISLIVDNGYYQEQYDIALL from the coding sequence TAATATGCAACGAAATATTGTTGGGAATATATTTATAGGTAAAGTAATTAGAGTGCTACCAGGATTACAAAGTGCTTTTATAGATATAGGATTAGATAAAGCTGCATTTATACACATATCAGATTTTCGAGAAAATCGACATGAAAATATTATGACCCCTTCTATAGAAAAATTTATTTTTCCTGGAGAAACAATTTTAGTACAAGTAATAAAAGATCAGATAGGAACAAAAGGAGCACGTGTATCAACACAAATTAGCATAGCTGGAAGAATGTTGGTATATTTACCATTTGATAACTGTCTAGGAGTATCTCAAAAGATAAAATCAGAAATAGATAGAGAAAAAATAAAAATAAGAGTTCAATCTCTAATCATACATAATAGAGGAGGTTTCATAATTAGAACTCAGGCTGAGGAAGCGACCAATGAAGAAATATCTGCTGATTTAAAATATTTAAATAAACTCTGGAAAAACATAATCGAAATAGCTAAAAGCAATAGGTCGCCATCCTTAATATATAAAGACTTAGATTTACCTCACAAAACATTAAGAGACATGGTGACCCAAAAAACAAGAGCAATCAATATTGATTCATGTCAAGTTGCAGATAATCTACTGAATTGGGCAAAGATATTTAATCCTTCTATTATAGAAAAAATTCATCACTATGACAAAGAAAGGTCTATATTTGAAGTTGCAAACATAGATCAAGAAATCAACACAGCATTATCAAAAAAAGTAGAGCTAAAATCAGGTGGATACCTAATAATAGAAGAAACAGAAGCTTTAACTAGCATTGATGTTAACACAGGTGGTTTTGTTGGTGGTAAAAATTTTAAAGATACAATCTTTAGAACAAATCTTGAAGCAACACAGGCTATTGCAAGGCAATTACGCTTACGAAATCTAGGAGGCATAATAATAGTTGACTTTATAGATATGGATGACCAAGATCATAAAAAAGCAGTGCTAAAAGAATTACAAAAATCCATATCAAAAGATAGGACAAAAATTACTTTAAGCGAATTTAGCCAGTTAGGTTTAGTTGAAATGACAAGAAAAAGAACTAGAGAATCACTAACAAACCAATTGTGTGAACCTTGTAATGTTTGTCAATCTAGAGGAATGATTAAAACATCTAGAACAATATGCTATGAAATTTTGAGAGAAATAGTAAAAGAATCAAAACAATTTAATCCAAAAGAATTTAGAATAATTGCATCACAAAAAATAATAGATATGTTTCTAGAAGAAAGTCACTATTTGACCATTATAGAAGATCAAATAAAAAAACCAATATCATTAATAGTAGATAATGGATATTACCAAGAACAGTATGATATCGCACTTTTATAA